From a region of the Gossypium raimondii isolate GPD5lz chromosome 10, ASM2569854v1, whole genome shotgun sequence genome:
- the LOC128033940 gene encoding uncharacterized protein LOC128033940, whose translation MDFGLNSERVLCFRGRICVPNDTEFRQSILSEAHSSPYAMHPGRNKMYRDLRESYWWSGLKQEVTKFVPKCLTCHQVKAEHQLPSGLLQPVKILFRKWERVTMDFISGLPLTPTKKDSVWAASDRQKSYADLKRREIEYSMGDFIFLRVSPWKKHYRSDPTHIVSVEEIEVRPDLTFEEESVQILDRDVKFLRRKSIPLVKVLWRNRSTKQATWKPEDAMRQQNNMYRDLCELYWWPGLKREAIEFVAKCLTCQQVKAEHQLPSGLLQPVKIPLWK comes from the exons ATGGATTTTGGACTGAATAGTGAAAGGGTACTCTGTTTTCGTGGAAGAATCTGTGTACCGAATGATACTGAGTTCAGGCAGTCGATACTGAGTGAGGCACATAGTAGCCCGTATGCTATGCATCCGGGcagaaataagatgtaccgTGACCTTCGTGAGTCTTACTGGTGGTCAGGTCTTAAGCAAGAGGTTACCAAATTTGTGCCTAAGTGTCTGACATGCCATCAAGTtaaggctgaacatcagttaccttcgggaTTGTTGCAGCCAGTCAAGATTCTGTTTCGGAAGTGGGAGCGTGTAACGATGGATTTCATTAGTGGGTTACCCCtcacacccactaagaaggattcagtGTGG GCGGCATCAGACAGACAGAAGTCCTATGCGGATCTGAAGCGTCGAGAGATTGAGTATTCAATGGgggacttcatttttcttaggGTCTCGCCATGGAAGAAG CACTACCGCTCTGATCCCACGCATATTGTTTCTGTTgaagagatcgaggttaggccagatctgACCTTTGAAGAGGAGTCGGTTCAGATATTGGATCGTGATGTAAAATTTCTGAGAAGGAAGTCTATTCCACTGGTTAAAGTCCTATGGCGTAATCGTAGCACCAAACAGGCCACGTGGAagcctgaggatgcgatgcGTCAACA AAATAATATGTACCGTGACCTTTGTGAGTTATACTGGTGGCCAGGTCTTAAACGAGAGGCTATCGAATTTGTGGCTAAGTGTCTGACAtgccagcaggttaaggctgaacatcagttaccttcgggaTTGTTGCAGCCAGTCAAGATTCCGCTTTGGAAGTAG
- the LOC105775416 gene encoding uncharacterized protein LOC105775416: MSIRGTRRRGIRGCDRSRRGVRAGFSSSSNLPNLETGETPASLVIEIGSHDRATGDDALSQAMGIAGVAPNVAEYWIEATERIMDDLDCTFEQKLKGAVSLLRNEERVLKLTQGDRSVDEYEAEFLRLSHYARGMVANEYERCVHFEDGLWDNLRVLIAPQRERDFAALVDKVKITEEVKRVEPKKKARVDEPIRVGAPITATGQPLCIDCGMRHQCECWKKTEACLRYGLLEHRIRECPRRFDQIQDLGNNTAQPPRAVHQPPRGRGQARGSNGLGRGQRAPDRGVGHTEASVSDSGDSLVKDIRTVKEFPDVFPKELPGLPPNREVEFGIELLPSTALVSIAPYRMAPEELVTLKTKIQELLDRGLIHPISAEGIRVDPRKIEAVLDWKQPKTGVPFNWTDAQQESFEKFKIVLSEASVLIQPDSRKEFTVYSDASHVSLGCVLMEEGKMVAYAPRQLKTHESNYPTHDLELVAVPVKIPPWKWERVTMDFVSGIPLTPTKKGSVWVIMDRLTKSTHFIPIRTDYSLQKLAKLYVSKIVKLHGVLVSIIFDWDPRFTSRFWKKPHEALGTRLDFSIVFRTQTDALPLSSHANCSVEEIEFKPDLTFEEEPDQILERDINVLRRKSIPLVKVLWRNHNIEEATWESEDAMHWQYPHLF, from the exons ATGAGCATAAGAGGTACTCGCAGACGGGGTATAAGAGGTTGTGATAGAAGTCGTAGAGGTGTTCGAGCTGGGTTTTCGTCATCTAGTAATCTGCCTAATTTAGAAACTGGTGAGACACCGGCTTCACTTGTGATAGAGATTGGGTCTCATGATCGAGCGACTGGGGACGATGCATTATCCCAAGCcat GGGTATTGCTGGAGTTGCCCCTAATGTGGCCGAGTACTGGATAGAGGCCACAGAGAGGATTATGGATGATCTGGACTGCACTTTTGAGCAGAAATTAAAGGGTGCTGTCTCACTACTACGTAATGAG GAGAGAGTTCTTAAATTGACTCAGGGGGATAGATCAGTGGACGAGTATGAAGCTGAGTTTTTACGACTGAGCCACTATGCTCGTGGTATGGTGGCGAATGAGTACGAGCGATGTGTTCACTTCGAGGATGGCCTCTGGGATAATCTGAGGGTTTTGATAGCTCCACAGAGGGAGCGAGACTTTGCTGCATTGGTTGATAAGGTAAAGATCACTGAGGAAGTAAAGCGCGTTGA GCCTAAGAAAAAGGCCAGAGTTGATGAGCCTATCAGAGTTGGGGCTCCCATTACTGCTACTGGACAGCCGCTGTGTATTGACTGTGGTATGCGCCATCAGTGTGAGTGTTGGAAAAAAACTGAGGCATGTTTGAGGTACGGTTTATTAGAGCACCGTATTAGAGAGTGTCCACGGAGGTTCGATCAGATACAAGATCTGGGTAATAATACTGCACAGCCACCAAGAGCAGTTCATCAGCCACCGAGAGGCAGGGGTCAGGCCAGAGGTAGTAATGGTTTGGGCCGTGGTCAAAGAGCACCAGACAGGGGTGTTGGACATACTGAGGCGAG TGTTTCAGATTCTGGGGATTCTTTAGTTAAGGATATTAGGACGGTTAAGGAGTTTCCGGACGTTTTTCCTAAAGAGCTACCTGGGTTACCTCCGAATCGTGAAGtagagtttgggattgagctcCTTCCTAGTACAGCTCTGGTGTCCATCGCcccttatagaatggcaccgGAAGAGCTTGTAACGCTTAAGACAAAGATTCAAGAGCTACTGGATCGTGGGCTCATCCACCCTA tTTCTGCTGAGGGGATTAGAGTTGATCCTCGAAAGATTGAGGCTGTTTTGGATTGGAAGCAGCCTAAGACT GGTGTGCCATTTAACTGGACTGATGcgcagcaagagagctttgagaagttCAAGATTGTACTGTCAGAGGCCTCTGTTCTAATACAGCCAGATTCTAGAAAGGAGTTTACTGTATACAGCGATGCGTCACATGTTAGTTTAGGATGTGTGCTGATGGAAGAGGGTAAAATGGTAGCATATGCGcctcgtcagcttaagactcATGAGTCGAATTATCCAacgcatgatttagagttggTCGCGGTG CCAGTCAAGATTCCGCCttggaagtgggagagagtgactatggacttcgttagtgggatACCTCTCACACCTACTAAGAAGGGTTCTGTATGGGTCATCATGGATCGATTAACCAAGTCTACCCACTTCATACCGATTCGTACTGACTACTCTCTGCAGAAGCTGGCTAAATTGTATGTGTCTAAGATAGTGAAACTGCATGGGGTACTGGTTTCGATAATATTTGATTGGGATCCTCGCTTCACATCTCGATTTTGGAAGAAGCCACATGAAGCTCTGGGTACAAGATTGGACTTCAGTATTGTGTTTCGTACTCAGACTGACG CGCTGCCACTCTCATCCCATGCAAATTGTTCTGTTGAGGAAATCGAGTTTAAGCCAGATTTGACCTTTGAGGAGGAGCCAGATCAGATATTGGAGCGAGATATAAATGTTCTAAGAAGAAAATCCATCCCATTGGTTAAGGTTCTTTGGCGTAACCATAACATtgaggaggccacgtgggagTCTGAGGATGCAATGCATTGGCAATATCCTCATttgttctga
- the LOC105776697 gene encoding chalcone synthase 1 produces the protein MVTVEEVRKAQRAQGPATVLAIGTSTPPNCVDQSTYPDYYFRITNSEHKTELKEKFKRMCEKSMIKKRYMYLTEEILNENPNVCEYMAPSLDARQDMVVVEVPKLGKEAATKAIKEWGQPKSKITHLVFCTTSGVDMPGADYQLTKLLGLRPSVKRLMMYQQGCFAGGTVLRVAKDLAENNKGARVLVVCSEITAVTFRGPSDTHLDSLVGQALFGDGAAAVIIGADPMPEIEKPMFELVSVAQTILPDSDGAIDGHLREVGLTFHLLKDVPGLISKNIEKSLVEAFQPLGISDWNSLFWIAHPGGPAILDQVEAKLALKPEKLRATRHVLSEYGNMSSACVLFILDEMRKKSREDGLQTTGEGLEWGVLFGFGPGLTVETVVLHSVAA, from the exons ATGGTGACCGTGGAAGAAGTTCGTAAGGCTCAACGTGCCCAAGGCCCTGCCACCGTGTTGGCCATCGGCACATCAACCCCGCCTAATTGTGTTGATCAGAGCACATACCCTGACTACTATTTCCGTATCACAAATAGTGAGCACAAGACCGAGTTGAAAGAGAAGTTCAAGCGCATGT GTGAAAAATCGATGATCAAGAAGCGATACATGTACCTTACAGAAGAGATTTTGAATGAGAATCCCAATGTATGTGAATACATGGCTCCTTCACTGGATGCTAGGCAAGATATGGTGGTAGTTGAGGTGCCAAAGCTAGGCAAAGAAGCAGCCACCAAGGCCATTAAGGAGTGGGGCCAGCCCAAGTCCAAGATCACCCACCTTGTCTTTTGCACCACTAGTGGTGTGGACATGCCTGGGGCTGACTACCAGCTCACCAAGCTTTTGGGCCTCCGCCCCTCCGTTAAGCGCCTCATGATGTACCAACAAGGTTGCTTCGCAGGGGGGACGGTGCTCCGAGTGGCTAAGGACTTAGCTGAGAACAACAAAGGTGCTCGTGTACTTGTTGTGTGCTCGGAGATTACTGCTGTTACCTTCCGTGGACCTAGTGACACTCACCTAGACAGTCTAGTGGGCCAAGCATTGTTTGGTGATGGTGCCGCAGCTGTTATAATCGGGGCAGACCCCATGCCCGAAATCGAGAAGCCCATGTTTGAACTAGTCTCAGTAGCCCAAACGATCTTGCCAGATAGTGATGGTGCAATTGATGGTCACCTTCGTGAAGTTGGGCTTACATTTCACCTTCTTAAGGATGTTCCGGGGCTTATTTCGAAGAATATAGAGAAGAGCCTGGTAGAAGCATTTCAACCATTGGGCATATCCGATTGGAACTCCCTTTTTTGGATTGCTCATCCAGGTGGTCCAGCAATATTGGACCAGGTAGAAGCCAAGTTAGCACTGAAGCCAGAGAAGCTACGAGCCACAAGGCACGTTCTTTCAGAGTATGGTAACATGTCAAGTGCTTGtgttttattcattttggaTGAGATGAGGAAGAAATCAAGGGAAGATGGACTTCAGACCACAGGAGAAGGACTGGAGTGGGGAGTGCTCTTTGGGTTCGGACCTGGCCTCACTGTTGAGACTGTTGTGCTCCATAGTGTTGCTGCTTAA